From Roseburia hominis, the proteins below share one genomic window:
- a CDS encoding ABC transporter substrate-binding protein has product MKRRLFAVALALSMVVGLVAGCGGKEKEETKKEPEKQEEVDTSNVSDEDKFGGTLTIALASIASNIDPIMYTGVYEGQIIENIADTLIVYDNAVTDFEPSLATEWTANEAGDEYTFTLRDDVYFQPGKYQEGRKMTAEDVKYSLERSHNESALARLTMLDHCEVIDDTHVKCVLESPNASFLAALTNSGNVIVPKEEVEGWGDEFGAHLVGTGPFMMAENGWKTDQGVDLVKFDKFWGGDIYLDGLNFVYITEVNQRVNALKNGEVDIAYDLTGEGIEEIKADSNLKMIQEAGMGVNYIYFNMANGPTADIKVREALQTAVDREAMVSALYQYGEGQVGYLALPPNSWGYDESLIDIVPKYDVEKAKKLLAEAGYADGFELEYYTGDSATSKKIGEIFQQFCAQIGVTVNIHQAAWGTFSEIGASGNADVISMSWTWYPDPYFYLNKMFHEESLGTLGNGQQFNIPEVNELLDEAVAVSDQNERAELYKQALKLITEQYAQIDYSVANVNVGMSSKVMDFPVRPDKTIEVADGVTNNTWLAK; this is encoded by the coding sequence ATGAAGAGAAGACTTTTTGCTGTGGCGCTCGCACTTAGCATGGTAGTTGGCCTGGTTGCAGGATGCGGCGGCAAGGAAAAGGAAGAGACGAAGAAGGAACCCGAGAAGCAGGAAGAAGTGGATACTTCCAATGTCAGCGATGAAGACAAATTCGGAGGAACTCTTACGATCGCGCTTGCATCTATCGCAAGCAACATTGACCCGATTATGTACACCGGTGTATATGAAGGCCAGATCATTGAAAACATTGCAGATACGTTGATCGTGTATGACAATGCCGTAACAGATTTTGAGCCCAGCCTTGCAACGGAATGGACTGCAAATGAAGCAGGTGATGAGTATACATTTACCCTTCGCGATGATGTGTATTTCCAGCCAGGTAAATATCAGGAAGGCCGTAAGATGACGGCAGAAGATGTTAAATATTCTCTGGAGCGTTCTCATAACGAATCCGCTCTTGCGAGACTTACCATGCTGGATCACTGTGAGGTAATTGATGATACTCATGTAAAATGTGTACTGGAGTCCCCGAACGCATCCTTCCTTGCTGCTCTGACGAACAGTGGTAATGTCATTGTTCCGAAGGAAGAGGTAGAAGGATGGGGCGATGAATTCGGCGCTCACCTTGTTGGAACCGGCCCGTTCATGATGGCTGAAAACGGATGGAAGACAGACCAGGGCGTTGACCTTGTGAAGTTTGACAAGTTCTGGGGCGGGGATATTTACCTCGACGGTCTGAATTTCGTATATATTACGGAAGTAAACCAGAGAGTAAATGCTCTTAAGAACGGCGAAGTTGATATCGCATACGACCTTACAGGTGAAGGAATCGAAGAAATCAAAGCAGATTCTAATCTGAAGATGATTCAGGAAGCCGGCATGGGCGTAAATTACATCTACTTCAATATGGCAAATGGCCCGACAGCAGATATCAAGGTACGTGAAGCACTTCAGACTGCAGTAGATCGTGAAGCTATGGTTTCCGCACTTTATCAGTATGGCGAGGGTCAGGTTGGATACCTTGCATTGCCGCCGAACTCATGGGGCTATGACGAGAGCCTGATCGACATTGTGCCGAAGTACGATGTGGAAAAAGCGAAGAAATTATTGGCAGAGGCTGGCTATGCAGACGGATTTGAGCTGGAATACTACACAGGTGATTCCGCTACTTCCAAAAAGATCGGCGAGATTTTCCAGCAGTTCTGTGCACAGATAGGCGTAACAGTTAACATTCATCAGGCAGCGTGGGGAACCTTCAGTGAGATCGGTGCTTCTGGAAATGCAGATGTAATCTCTATGAGCTGGACATGGTATCCGGATCCGTACTTCTATCTGAACAAGATGTTCCACGAGGAATCTCTCGGAACATTAGGAAATGGTCAGCAGTTCAACATTCCGGAAGTAAATGAACTTCTTGACGAGGCAGTTGCAGTTTCCGACCAGAATGAAAGAGCAGAACTCTACAAGCAGGCATTGAAGCTCATCACAGAGCAGTATGCACAGATTGACTATTCAGTAGCTAACGTAAACGTAGGTATGAGCAGCAAGGTTATGGATTTCCCGGTGCGTCCGGACAAAACGATTGAAGTTGCAGACGGCGTGACAAATAATACATGGCTTGCAAAATAA